Proteins encoded within one genomic window of Hermetia illucens chromosome 2, iHerIll2.2.curated.20191125, whole genome shotgun sequence:
- the LOC119649690 gene encoding uncharacterized protein LOC119649690, with product MSKMSLRVRHGRDSRRDRKRKPPNQDNESTTHRRLQRRRKDRKKHITSRAEDMMHINLLREDNYWEERKVKLGAQRKEFLENVKKGVMSKIFLRRNLILKTNLLKLTNGKTISDKSDR from the exons ATGTCAAAGATGTCCTTAAGGGTGAGACATGGAAGAGATTCCAGACGGGACCGAAAGAGAAAGCCACCAAATCAAGATAATGAAAGCACAACACACAGACGATTGCAGAGGCGAAGAAAGGACCGGAAGAAGCACATAACTTCCCGCGCTGAAGACATGATG CATATTAATCTGTTGCGAGAAGACAACTACTGGGAAGAACGGAAAGTGAAACTTGGCGCACAAAGGAAGGAATTTTTGGAAAACGTAAAGAAAGGAGTCATGTCCAAGATATTTCTTCGTCGGAATTTGATATTGAAAACGAACTTATTGAAACTGACGAATGGCAAAACCATCAGTGATAAAAGCGATAGGTGA